The bacterium genomic sequence CAGCGATGACGGCGGCAACGGCAAGACGGTGCATGGCGCCCTCCATCAGCTTTTCAGGTTCGCGATCCGTTCGACCTTGCTGACGACATCCGTCAGGCGAACGCCGAACTTTTCGTTGATGATGACGGCCTCGCCGCGCGCGATGAGCTTCTGATTGATAAAAATGTCGAGCGGCTCGCCGGCGA encodes the following:
- a CDS encoding FliM/FliN family flagellar motor switch protein; the protein is AGEPLDIFINQKLIARGEAVIINEKFGVRLTDVVSKVERIANLKS